In one window of Paenarthrobacter nicotinovorans DNA:
- a CDS encoding transglutaminase family protein, translating to MTTTSHRNSPASNPANGTPGQKQPTPPSRPRTAGPGPYPWVMAAAISVAVLGAALSLNGVLRGWAWFLPLITTVLVVSLTLAVLRALRAQPLLATLGSFVSLAAVLTFTFCRQDSLAGFIPTTSTFTAVGRLIKRAAETVVSESAPVAPNAGIVFVMCACLGLLVILIDALAVPLSMPAASGIGILAVMVVPATIKPQSVGVAGFLGAAVGYLLILGCSHWFAPDARLQSGAGRGAGQFRRSLVTGGLALALTMVVPLAIPGFETGTFPEGSRLSPWGASNGLNPMITLGNSLRSPTGSGRITYSTSSSAPLYLRSVTIDHFDGETWAPDDRTAQRRAGADRIETGYAVQGEIVYAVTSVSAGQFTSPYLPAPFAPASVNGLNGRWTWDPDTLSIMSTETTTRAQRYVVFSAAPKVTAAALAQATAPPRSISDDFLRVPGNLPDIVRQTADSVTAPAGNNNYAKALAIQKYLRSGAFTYSLQAPVQNGYDGNGLSVLADFLTVKSGYCVHFSSAMAVMARAEGIPSRIAVGYAPGRLTGESVALVGQGSFPEYEVDARDAHAWPELYFEGLGWVPFEPTPSRGVVPDYATESSVAGNLSTNTDEKETLTTPAPVATAPVPIPEVGTPAAGSPGVNPLPAIAAATAGALLLLAFLCSPRLSRIALRRRRLSIKPRADSDILPPGFKDPAPELAWAELQDLASDYGVPSTSSETPRHFSSKLSSSAALGESGGLDDAAHQAVASLTSDFERQRYGRLTVAAPAAAPRIAVVRESLRNNARWLVRFRAEWLPPSMMRRWARALGAPFRAVAALGKAVAWAAVRGWRSLRGVLPQRR from the coding sequence ATGACGACTACTTCCCACCGGAACTCCCCGGCCTCAAACCCGGCGAACGGAACGCCAGGCCAGAAACAGCCAACACCACCGTCCCGCCCAAGGACTGCGGGTCCGGGACCCTACCCATGGGTCATGGCCGCTGCCATTTCCGTAGCCGTCCTGGGCGCCGCGTTGTCGCTGAACGGTGTCCTCAGGGGCTGGGCCTGGTTCCTGCCGCTGATCACCACTGTCCTGGTGGTTTCCCTGACCCTGGCCGTCCTTCGAGCCCTCCGCGCCCAGCCCTTGCTGGCCACGCTTGGATCCTTTGTCTCCCTGGCAGCCGTGCTCACCTTCACTTTCTGCCGCCAGGACAGCCTGGCCGGCTTTATCCCCACTACCAGTACCTTTACCGCCGTCGGGCGCCTGATCAAACGAGCGGCCGAGACGGTGGTCTCGGAGAGCGCGCCGGTGGCACCGAACGCCGGGATCGTATTTGTCATGTGCGCGTGCCTGGGGCTCCTGGTGATCCTCATTGACGCTTTGGCGGTTCCTTTGTCCATGCCTGCTGCCAGTGGCATCGGGATCCTGGCGGTGATGGTGGTCCCGGCGACCATCAAACCCCAGAGCGTGGGCGTTGCCGGTTTCCTGGGTGCCGCCGTGGGATACCTGCTGATTCTCGGGTGCAGCCACTGGTTCGCCCCCGATGCCCGCCTGCAGTCCGGGGCGGGGCGGGGCGCCGGGCAGTTCCGGCGGTCGTTGGTGACCGGCGGCCTGGCGCTGGCCTTGACTATGGTGGTGCCCCTGGCGATTCCGGGATTCGAAACGGGAACGTTTCCTGAGGGTTCGCGGCTGAGTCCCTGGGGTGCTTCCAACGGACTAAACCCGATGATCACCTTGGGCAACAGCCTTCGGAGCCCCACCGGATCAGGCCGGATCACTTACTCAACCAGCTCCAGCGCACCGCTTTACCTGCGCTCGGTCACCATTGACCACTTCGACGGCGAAACCTGGGCGCCGGATGACCGCACAGCGCAGCGCCGCGCAGGTGCGGACAGGATCGAAACGGGCTATGCAGTCCAGGGTGAAATCGTTTATGCCGTTACCTCCGTCAGCGCCGGCCAGTTCACCAGCCCCTACCTCCCCGCACCGTTCGCCCCTGCCTCCGTCAACGGCCTCAACGGTCGATGGACCTGGGACCCTGACACCCTGAGCATCATGAGCACGGAAACCACCACGCGAGCACAGCGCTACGTGGTTTTCTCGGCCGCACCCAAAGTCACGGCAGCGGCCCTGGCCCAAGCTACGGCGCCACCCCGCTCCATCTCCGATGATTTCCTCCGGGTTCCCGGCAACCTGCCGGACATCGTCCGGCAAACCGCAGACTCCGTTACGGCGCCCGCGGGCAACAACAATTACGCCAAGGCGTTGGCCATCCAGAAGTACCTGAGGTCGGGCGCGTTCACCTATTCACTGCAAGCACCCGTCCAGAACGGCTACGACGGCAACGGCCTCTCTGTCCTGGCCGATTTCCTCACGGTCAAGAGCGGCTATTGCGTCCACTTCTCCTCAGCCATGGCCGTCATGGCGCGCGCCGAAGGCATCCCGAGCCGCATCGCGGTTGGCTACGCTCCCGGCCGCCTCACGGGAGAATCGGTTGCCCTGGTGGGACAGGGTTCGTTCCCTGAATATGAGGTGGACGCCAGGGACGCCCACGCATGGCCTGAACTCTACTTTGAAGGTCTTGGCTGGGTCCCGTTCGAGCCCACACCCTCGCGCGGCGTGGTACCCGACTACGCAACGGAAAGCTCCGTTGCCGGCAACCTCAGCACCAACACTGACGAGAAAGAAACCCTCACCACTCCCGCCCCGGTGGCTACCGCTCCCGTCCCTATCCCGGAGGTGGGCACACCCGCAGCAGGGTCCCCCGGCGTCAATCCCCTCCCTGCGATCGCAGCCGCGACGGCAGGGGCGTTGTTGCTGCTTGCTTTCCTGTGCTCGCCGAGGCTCAGCAGGATTGCCCTTCGACGACGCCGGTTGAGCATCAAACCCAGGGCTGACTCGGACATTCTGCCGCCAGGATTCAAGGATCCCGCCCCGGAACTGGCATGGGCTGAACTGCAGGATCTTGCCAGCGACTACGGGGTTCCTTCGACCTCCAGCGAGACGCCCCGGCACTTCTCCAGCAAATTGAGTTCCAGCGCCGCTTTGGGCGAGTCGGGAGGGCTCGACGACGCCGCGCACCAGGCCGTTGCGTCCCTCACCTCGGACTTTGAACGGCAACGCTACGGCCGCCTTACGGTGGCGGCCCCGGCGGCCGCGCCCCGCATCGCCGTCGTGCGTGAGTCGTTGCGGAACAATGCACGCTGGCTGGTCCGGTTCCGCGCGGAGTGGCTCCCGCCGTCGATGATGCGGCGCTGGGCCCGGGCACTCGGTGCGCCGTTCCGGGCCGTGGCTGCGCTGGGCAAGGCTGTGGCTTGGGCAGCCGTCCGCGGGTGGCGGTCCCTGCGCGGGGTCCTCCCCCAGCGGCGCTGA
- a CDS encoding DUF58 domain-containing protein, producing the protein MALMDRLPKHLFTTRGWGLLAAGAISLGAAYVMGRRDLLTLSVLLLLLPLVALAGVRVLKPKFQVYREFNPSTVETSSTTTVRLAVARTSYSTGHVIMEEQLPPRFGQPPAFRFPARSASGGTSRYEYHLRSGKRGQFRIGPVTAEFSDPFGLSLRRHSIDDGDLLTVTPAAVELPVTGLAGARGNDGVTATRIRANPSDDDIMTREYRHGDPMRRVHWAATARHGQLMVRQEESVTTPEATIVLDQRFSAFAAGAGSVFGGHDEDSDLVTGPDFEWMVTAAVSIAAHLSERNYSLRILDVFGAPAFLRSRSAPDPDAEEFSGVGGLQAIAEGLAAIELSGPRHARAEHHRPENGSGRPRPRPARTEHPAPGQRDVRTGQAPADAADSVFDDRLMDKLAAHRLRGPLLALLGALTPAEARALAPAAAYGANAFALVVSDSSRSSEDALEILRQAGWRVAAVTSKTQLASAWSSFDEGGIVAAAGAAMDVRRGAAVPR; encoded by the coding sequence ATGGCACTCATGGACCGGCTTCCCAAACACCTGTTCACTACCCGGGGCTGGGGTCTGCTGGCCGCGGGCGCAATCTCCCTTGGGGCCGCCTACGTGATGGGCCGGCGCGATCTTCTGACCCTTTCGGTACTTCTGCTCCTGCTCCCCCTGGTTGCCCTTGCCGGAGTACGGGTCCTCAAGCCCAAGTTCCAGGTGTACAGGGAGTTCAATCCGTCCACGGTGGAAACATCCAGCACCACCACAGTCCGCCTGGCTGTAGCGCGGACGTCCTATTCCACGGGGCATGTGATCATGGAGGAACAATTGCCGCCCCGTTTCGGCCAGCCGCCTGCCTTCCGTTTCCCCGCCCGCTCCGCTTCGGGAGGCACAAGCCGCTACGAGTACCACCTCCGATCCGGTAAGCGCGGACAGTTCCGGATCGGTCCGGTCACCGCAGAGTTCAGCGATCCCTTCGGCCTTTCCTTGCGGCGGCACTCAATCGACGACGGCGACCTCCTCACCGTGACGCCGGCCGCCGTCGAGCTTCCGGTCACCGGCCTCGCCGGGGCCCGCGGGAACGACGGCGTGACGGCGACGCGGATCCGCGCCAACCCCAGCGACGACGACATCATGACCCGCGAATACCGGCACGGCGACCCCATGCGCCGCGTCCATTGGGCTGCCACGGCACGTCACGGCCAGCTCATGGTCCGCCAGGAGGAATCCGTGACCACCCCGGAAGCCACCATTGTCCTGGATCAGCGCTTCTCGGCCTTCGCTGCCGGCGCTGGTTCCGTTTTTGGCGGCCATGACGAAGACTCCGACCTGGTGACTGGCCCGGATTTTGAATGGATGGTGACCGCTGCCGTATCGATCGCGGCGCATCTGTCGGAGCGGAACTATTCGCTGCGGATTCTGGATGTGTTCGGCGCACCGGCATTCCTCCGTTCCCGCTCGGCACCGGATCCCGACGCGGAGGAATTCTCCGGTGTTGGCGGCCTCCAGGCCATCGCGGAAGGGTTGGCGGCCATCGAGCTCAGCGGTCCCCGGCACGCCAGGGCGGAGCATCACCGGCCGGAGAACGGTTCCGGTCGCCCGAGGCCCCGGCCTGCACGCACCGAACATCCGGCACCAGGGCAACGCGACGTCAGGACGGGCCAGGCACCGGCCGACGCTGCAGATTCAGTCTTCGACGACAGGCTTATGGACAAGCTGGCGGCACACCGTTTGCGGGGACCGCTTCTGGCGTTGTTGGGTGCGCTGACACCCGCGGAAGCCAGGGCGCTGGCCCCTGCGGCCGCCTATGGCGCCAACGCCTTCGCCCTGGTGGTCAGCGATTCTTCGCGAAGCAGCGAGGATGCCCTGGAGATCCTGCGCCAGGCGGGCTGGCGGGTTGCCGCCGTGACCTCGAAGACCCAGTTGGCGTCTGCCTGGTCCTCCTTCGATGAAGGTGGAATAGTCGCCGCCGCAGGGGCTGCCATGGATGTCAGGCGTGGAGCGGCGGTGCCCCGATGA
- a CDS encoding AAA family ATPase, producing MESKRQATVESSPLQGEDYSSLPRDGAGLNGHRPQVLDQDRFHDASERILGSINKVIDGKADAAKLALTVLLAQGHLLLEDVPGVGKTLLAKTLARTVDCTVSRIQFTPDLLPSDVTGVSIYNQSSRQFEFRPGAVFANIVIGDEINRASAKTQSALLECMEEHQVTVDGHSYQLGLPFMVVATQNPIEMEGTYPLPEAQRDRFMARISMGYPDKDAEIEMLETHQATSPLAKVTPVVTASDVAAMIATVQQVHVSTAIKEYTVAIGRATRDSARLRLGASPRSLLQLLRAAKATAALDGRDFVLPDDVVDVAESVLAHRIILDRKAASSGDTPQSVLRGILGSLPVAQDPPGAWRRDRHAV from the coding sequence ATGGAGTCAAAGCGACAAGCCACCGTTGAATCCTCGCCTCTTCAGGGCGAGGATTACAGTTCGCTGCCCCGTGATGGCGCAGGACTGAACGGGCACAGGCCGCAGGTCCTGGACCAGGACAGGTTCCATGATGCCAGCGAGCGCATCCTTGGATCCATTAACAAAGTCATTGACGGCAAGGCCGATGCCGCCAAGCTCGCGCTCACTGTCCTGCTCGCCCAAGGCCATCTGCTGCTGGAGGACGTACCCGGCGTCGGAAAGACCCTGCTGGCAAAGACGCTGGCCCGCACCGTGGACTGCACCGTCTCCCGTATCCAGTTCACCCCGGACCTGTTGCCCTCGGATGTGACCGGCGTTTCCATCTACAACCAGTCGTCACGGCAGTTCGAGTTCCGCCCCGGAGCGGTGTTCGCGAACATCGTGATTGGCGACGAAATCAACCGGGCATCGGCCAAAACCCAGTCTGCTCTGCTGGAATGCATGGAAGAGCACCAAGTCACTGTGGACGGCCATTCGTACCAGCTGGGTTTGCCGTTCATGGTGGTGGCAACCCAGAATCCGATCGAGATGGAGGGCACCTATCCGTTGCCCGAGGCCCAGCGCGACAGGTTCATGGCCAGAATCTCGATGGGGTATCCGGACAAGGACGCAGAAATCGAGATGCTGGAAACGCACCAGGCCACTTCGCCCCTGGCCAAAGTGACCCCGGTGGTCACGGCCAGCGACGTCGCGGCAATGATCGCCACAGTCCAACAGGTCCATGTCTCCACTGCGATCAAGGAATATACGGTGGCAATCGGCAGGGCCACCCGGGACAGTGCCCGCCTTCGCCTGGGTGCCAGTCCGCGGTCCCTGTTGCAGCTGCTGCGAGCGGCGAAGGCCACAGCCGCTCTGGATGGCCGGGATTTCGTCCTTCCGGATGACGTGGTGGATGTCGCTGAATCAGTGCTCGCCCACCGGATCATCCTGGACCGCAAGGCGGCCAGTTCCGGTGATACGCCGCAGAGCGTCCTTCGTGGAATCCTGGGGTCGCTGCCGGTGGCCCAGGACCCGCCCGGTGCGTGGCGCAGGGACCGCCACGCCGTTTAG
- a CDS encoding TatD family hydrolase, giving the protein MCNSLAPAPYRASPGADEKPDARREYPPAPEPLPVPVMDNHTHLDFRHGLIEVSVRDAMDSAEAVGVQGAVQVGCDLESSRFTVQAVDADPRLLGAVAIHPNDAPVYAGRGELDAALAEIEELAAHPRVRAIGETGLDFFRTHGEGLAHQRYSFRRHIDIAKRLGLTLQIHDRDAHDDVVQVLREEGAPERVVFHCFSGDEGLARICNDNGWYMSFAGTMTFKNAGNLRSALAIAEPSRILVETDSPFLTPHPHRGRPNASYMVPYTVRSMAEVTESDLAELCSRLAENTLEAYGSWA; this is encoded by the coding sequence ATGTGCAATTCCCTTGCTCCTGCCCCTTACCGCGCGTCACCGGGCGCTGACGAAAAGCCGGACGCCCGCCGGGAATACCCGCCCGCGCCCGAACCCCTGCCCGTACCGGTGATGGACAACCACACACATCTGGACTTCCGGCACGGATTGATCGAGGTATCGGTCCGGGACGCCATGGACTCCGCAGAGGCAGTTGGCGTGCAGGGAGCTGTGCAGGTTGGCTGCGACCTTGAGTCTTCGCGCTTCACTGTGCAGGCCGTGGACGCTGATCCGCGGCTGCTGGGGGCAGTGGCAATCCACCCCAACGATGCTCCCGTTTATGCGGGCCGCGGTGAATTGGATGCCGCGCTCGCGGAAATTGAGGAACTGGCAGCACATCCCCGTGTCCGGGCCATCGGCGAGACCGGTTTGGACTTTTTCCGCACCCACGGTGAGGGGCTGGCCCACCAGCGCTATTCCTTCCGTCGCCACATCGACATCGCCAAGCGCCTGGGACTGACCTTGCAGATCCATGACCGCGACGCGCACGACGACGTGGTGCAGGTACTGCGGGAAGAAGGAGCACCGGAACGCGTGGTGTTCCATTGCTTCTCGGGGGACGAGGGACTCGCACGGATCTGCAATGACAACGGTTGGTACATGTCCTTCGCCGGCACCATGACCTTCAAGAATGCCGGAAACCTGCGATCGGCGCTGGCCATCGCCGAGCCAAGCCGGATATTGGTTGAAACCGACTCGCCCTTCCTGACGCCCCACCCGCACCGCGGCCGTCCGAACGCGAGCTACATGGTCCCGTACACCGTCCGGTCCATGGCCGAGGTGACAGAAAGTGACTTGGCCGAACTCTGTTCGCGCTTGGCCGAAAATACCTTGGAAGCCTACGGTTCCTGGGCCTGA
- a CDS encoding resuscitation-promoting factor has product MIKFFTTDGKFSFLKVGAQLLVVAALVVGVVAFVGNNKTVTLNVDGKVSSIQTFGGTVDEVVKAAKVELKDADRVSPALDARVDNGSVVNINLAKAVSIELDGARKTVNTTASDVAGLVSELGVASSSQVSQPKEAALEVTGSFVSISTPKTISVVADGKSTSTTTTAADVATVLKDAGVTVGANDRLSQPGNAPVIQDMVIKVSRVDTSKTAEATEEVPFDSVKTESADLFKGEEKVTQEGVAGSLVKTFKLVLVDGREASRTLVSSNVATPPVAEKISVGTKARPVAAPAAAAAAAAPVSSGPTGAPNEAMWDRIAQCESGGNWAINTGNGYYGGLQFSGPTWLANGGGAYAPTANLATKAQQIEIANRLYAKNGLSDWGCAHAA; this is encoded by the coding sequence GTGATCAAGTTCTTCACAACGGATGGCAAGTTCAGCTTCCTCAAAGTAGGTGCCCAGTTGCTGGTAGTTGCAGCACTGGTGGTCGGTGTGGTCGCCTTCGTCGGCAACAACAAGACCGTCACCCTCAACGTTGACGGAAAGGTAAGCTCCATCCAGACCTTTGGCGGCACTGTTGACGAAGTAGTCAAGGCAGCCAAGGTCGAGCTGAAGGACGCAGACCGCGTTTCACCGGCCCTGGACGCGCGTGTCGATAACGGCTCCGTGGTGAACATCAACCTGGCCAAGGCGGTCTCCATTGAACTGGACGGCGCCCGCAAGACGGTCAACACCACCGCCTCCGACGTCGCCGGACTGGTCAGTGAACTTGGTGTAGCCAGCTCCTCGCAGGTTTCCCAGCCGAAGGAAGCTGCCCTGGAAGTTACGGGCTCCTTCGTCTCCATTTCCACCCCCAAGACCATCAGCGTGGTTGCCGACGGCAAGAGCACCAGCACCACCACCACAGCTGCTGACGTTGCCACCGTCCTCAAGGACGCCGGTGTCACGGTAGGCGCCAACGACCGCCTGTCCCAGCCCGGCAACGCCCCCGTCATCCAGGACATGGTCATCAAGGTTTCCCGCGTGGACACCAGCAAGACGGCCGAGGCCACTGAAGAAGTGCCGTTCGACAGCGTCAAGACCGAAAGCGCCGATCTCTTCAAGGGTGAGGAAAAAGTCACCCAGGAAGGCGTCGCCGGTTCCCTGGTCAAGACCTTCAAGCTGGTTCTCGTGGATGGGCGCGAAGCGTCGCGAACCCTGGTCTCCAGCAACGTGGCCACCCCGCCGGTCGCAGAAAAGATCAGCGTAGGCACCAAGGCCCGCCCCGTGGCAGCACCCGCAGCCGCTGCTGCTGCAGCAGCCCCTGTATCAAGCGGTCCCACCGGTGCTCCGAACGAGGCCATGTGGGACAGGATCGCCCAGTGCGAGTCCGGTGGAAACTGGGCCATCAACACCGGTAACGGCTACTACGGTGGACTCCAGTTCTCCGGCCCCACCTGGCTTGCCAACGGTGGTGGCGCCTACGCTCCGACCGCAAACCTCGCCACCAAGGCCCAGCAAATCGAGATCGCCAACCGCCTGTACGCCAAGAACGGCCTCAGCGACTGGGGCTGCGCGCACGCAGCCTGA
- the rsmA gene encoding 16S rRNA (adenine(1518)-N(6)/adenine(1519)-N(6))-dimethyltransferase RsmA — MTEPNSEPAAVAPLMGATDIRRLAEEIGVRPTKTLGQNFVIDGNTIRRIVTAAAIDADETVLEVGPGLGSLTLGLLDAAKNVVAVEIDPVLAGKLPETVREWRPEAQDNFHLVLSDAMKVTELPVDPTALVANLPYNVAVPVVLHLLQHFPTLQHGLVMVQDEVADRLAASPGSKIYGVPSVKAAWYGHMRKAGVIGMNVFWPAPKIHSGLVAFTRHEPPVTHATREQVFAVIDAAFAQRRKTLRAALAGWAGSAAEAERCLVAAGVDPTARGEVLDISAYVRIAEARHPVGA, encoded by the coding sequence GTGACTGAACCGAATTCCGAACCCGCCGCCGTCGCGCCTTTGATGGGCGCAACCGACATCCGACGGCTCGCCGAGGAAATCGGTGTACGCCCCACGAAAACACTGGGGCAGAACTTTGTGATCGATGGAAACACCATCCGCAGGATCGTGACAGCGGCCGCTATCGATGCCGACGAGACCGTACTGGAAGTGGGACCCGGACTGGGTTCCCTGACGCTCGGACTCCTGGATGCGGCCAAGAATGTCGTGGCCGTGGAGATCGACCCCGTCCTGGCAGGAAAACTGCCCGAGACGGTGCGGGAATGGCGCCCCGAGGCCCAGGACAATTTCCACCTGGTGCTCTCCGACGCCATGAAGGTCACGGAGCTGCCCGTCGATCCGACGGCGTTGGTGGCCAACCTCCCGTACAACGTGGCCGTTCCCGTGGTCCTGCACCTCCTCCAGCATTTCCCCACCCTGCAACACGGACTGGTCATGGTGCAGGACGAAGTGGCCGACCGCCTTGCTGCAAGCCCGGGCTCCAAGATCTACGGCGTTCCGTCGGTCAAGGCAGCCTGGTACGGGCACATGCGCAAGGCCGGCGTTATCGGGATGAACGTCTTTTGGCCCGCACCGAAAATCCACTCCGGACTGGTCGCCTTCACCCGGCACGAACCTCCCGTTACGCACGCCACCCGCGAGCAGGTCTTCGCCGTCATCGACGCTGCCTTCGCCCAGCGCAGGAAGACCCTGCGCGCCGCCTTGGCGGGCTGGGCCGGAAGCGCCGCAGAGGCTGAACGCTGCCTCGTGGCGGCCGGCGTCGACCCCACAGCACGCGGCGAAGTCCTGGATATCTCCGCCTATGTCAGGATTGCCGAAGCCCGCCACCCCGTGGGCGCATGA
- a CDS encoding 4-(cytidine 5'-diphospho)-2-C-methyl-D-erythritol kinase, which yields MNPGTSRPGGLPFAGDRFHARTVRVKAPGKVNVSLSVGPLRPDGYHSVASVYLAVSLYEEVAATSTEGPGITVSISPDSTLDLDGVDIPLDERNLAYKAAAIMAEVSEKPTGVHLEITKRVPVAGGMGGGSADAAATLLACDALWNSGLSREELAHLAAELGADVPFSLLGGTAVGLGVGDKLSPALAKAQMDWVLVFADYGLSTPDVFRTLDGLRDSEGADIPEPVAVDPTILQALRNGDPETLSRVLINDLQRASIALAPQLRDTIGLGEARGALAGMVSGSGPTIALLARDSVSASVLAEELTHRGHTAVAVHGPVPGARIISDTLL from the coding sequence ATGAATCCGGGAACCAGCAGACCGGGCGGTCTCCCATTCGCGGGAGACCGCTTCCACGCCCGGACAGTCCGCGTCAAGGCACCCGGCAAGGTCAACGTCTCCCTAAGCGTTGGTCCGCTCAGGCCAGACGGCTACCACTCCGTGGCGAGCGTCTACCTGGCCGTCTCCCTGTACGAAGAAGTTGCGGCCACCAGCACCGAAGGCCCTGGAATCACCGTCAGCATCAGTCCGGACAGCACGCTGGACCTGGACGGCGTGGACATTCCCCTGGACGAACGAAACCTCGCCTACAAGGCTGCAGCAATCATGGCCGAGGTCTCCGAAAAGCCCACGGGTGTGCACCTTGAGATCACCAAGCGGGTCCCGGTCGCCGGCGGTATGGGCGGCGGTTCCGCGGACGCGGCGGCCACGCTCCTGGCCTGCGATGCGCTGTGGAACAGCGGCCTTTCCCGCGAGGAACTCGCGCATCTGGCGGCTGAACTGGGCGCAGACGTGCCGTTTTCGCTCCTTGGCGGCACAGCCGTCGGGCTCGGCGTGGGCGACAAACTGTCGCCGGCTCTGGCCAAGGCCCAAATGGACTGGGTGCTCGTCTTCGCCGATTACGGGCTCTCCACCCCGGACGTCTTCCGTACCCTGGATGGCTTGCGTGACTCCGAAGGTGCGGACATTCCCGAGCCGGTTGCCGTGGATCCCACCATTTTGCAGGCCCTGCGCAACGGGGATCCCGAAACCTTGAGCCGCGTCCTCATCAACGATCTCCAGCGGGCTTCGATCGCCCTTGCGCCGCAACTGCGCGACACCATCGGCTTGGGCGAAGCACGCGGCGCCCTCGCCGGCATGGTCTCCGGTTCCGGCCCTACCATCGCCCTGTTGGCCCGGGACTCCGTCTCCGCCAGCGTCCTCGCCGAGGAGCTGACCCACCGCGGGCACACAGCGGTGGCCGTCCACGGCCCCGTTCCCGGAGCCCGGATCATCTCCGATACCCTCCTTTAG
- a CDS encoding ABC-F family ATP-binding cassette domain-containing protein, with amino-acid sequence MAHLLGGENLTVSFATRTVLDGVTLGLEDGDRIGMVGRNGDGKSTLMRLLALRSTPDSGRVTKRGDVTVGYLDQGDVLDGDLTVGAAIVGDRADHEWAANAKIREVMGGLVGDVDWHANVHALSGGQKRRVALAKLLIEDHDVIMLDEPTNHLDVEGVAWLARHLKTRWRTNQGAFLVVTHDRWFLDEVCNYTWEVHDAMVDMFDGGYAAYVLARAERDRMAAVVEGKRQQLVKKELAWLRRGAPARTAKPKFRIEAANDLIADVPDPRDSVALSKMATARLGKDVLDLENVTLDFEGGQSGQKLFDNITLRLAPGERLGLVGVNGAGKSTLLKLLNGEIQPTSGKVKRGKTVVTAVLTQDVKELDDVSDLRVIEVIEREKRSFSVGGKEFTAGQLVEQLGFTKEKQWTPVSDLSGGERRRLQLLRLLVGEPNVLMLDEPTNDLDTDTLAAVEDVLDGWPGTLVVVSHDRYLLERVTDNQMALLGDGKLRGLPGGVDQYLELREAALASGAVGGGSGAPTSASGSSSSAAAPSGASEAEKREARKDLNRIDRQLGKIAQQEEKLHAQMAAKSESGDFDALGELNTKLRELLDEKEGLELEWLEAAEILGD; translated from the coding sequence TTGGCCCACCTGCTTGGCGGCGAAAACCTCACCGTTTCGTTCGCGACCCGCACTGTCCTTGACGGCGTCACCCTCGGTTTGGAGGATGGCGACCGGATTGGCATGGTGGGCCGCAACGGCGACGGCAAGTCCACGCTCATGCGGCTTCTGGCCCTGCGATCCACCCCGGATTCCGGCCGCGTCACCAAGCGCGGTGACGTCACTGTGGGCTACCTGGACCAGGGAGACGTGCTGGACGGCGACCTGACGGTCGGCGCTGCGATTGTCGGCGACCGCGCAGATCACGAATGGGCGGCCAACGCCAAGATCCGCGAAGTCATGGGCGGCCTGGTGGGGGACGTCGACTGGCACGCCAACGTCCATGCCCTCTCCGGTGGCCAGAAGCGCCGTGTGGCCCTGGCCAAGCTCCTCATTGAAGACCATGACGTCATCATGCTGGACGAACCCACCAACCACCTCGACGTCGAAGGGGTCGCCTGGCTTGCCCGGCACCTGAAGACACGGTGGCGCACCAACCAGGGCGCCTTCCTGGTGGTCACCCACGACCGCTGGTTCCTGGATGAGGTCTGCAACTACACCTGGGAAGTCCACGACGCCATGGTGGACATGTTCGACGGCGGTTACGCCGCCTACGTTCTGGCGCGCGCCGAGCGCGACCGCATGGCCGCCGTCGTCGAAGGTAAACGCCAGCAGCTCGTCAAAAAGGAACTTGCCTGGCTGCGCCGCGGTGCGCCCGCCCGGACGGCGAAACCGAAGTTCCGCATCGAAGCTGCCAACGACCTCATCGCCGACGTGCCGGACCCCCGCGACTCCGTGGCGCTCAGCAAGATGGCAACAGCCCGCTTGGGCAAGGACGTGCTGGACCTTGAAAACGTCACCCTGGACTTCGAGGGTGGCCAGAGTGGTCAAAAACTGTTTGACAACATCACCCTCCGGCTCGCGCCGGGCGAACGGCTCGGCCTGGTCGGTGTCAACGGAGCCGGCAAGTCCACACTCCTGAAACTGCTCAACGGCGAGATCCAGCCGACTTCCGGCAAGGTCAAACGCGGCAAAACCGTAGTGACGGCAGTGCTGACCCAGGACGTCAAAGAGCTCGATGACGTGTCGGACTTGCGTGTGATCGAAGTCATCGAACGCGAAAAGCGGTCATTCAGTGTTGGCGGCAAGGAGTTTACCGCCGGACAGTTGGTCGAGCAGTTGGGGTTCACGAAGGAGAAGCAGTGGACGCCCGTGAGCGACCTCTCCGGTGGCGAACGGCGGCGGCTCCAGTTGCTGCGCTTGCTGGTAGGGGAGCCCAACGTCCTCATGCTCGACGAACCCACCAACGACCTCGATACCGACACCCTTGCCGCCGTCGAAGATGTTCTTGATGGCTGGCCGGGCACCTTGGTGGTCGTCAGCCACGACCGCTACCTCCTGGAACGCGTCACCGACAACCAGATGGCATTGCTGGGTGACGGCAAACTCCGTGGCCTGCCCGGTGGGGTGGACCAATACCTCGAACTGCGTGAAGCCGCCCTGGCGTCGGGCGCTGTTGGTGGGGGATCCGGTGCGCCGACTTCTGCCAGCGGGTCTTCTTCGTCCGCTGCCGCTCCGTCCGGTGCCAGTGAAGCCGAGAAGCGTGAAGCCCGCAAGGACCTCAACAGGATCGACCGGCAGCTCGGCAAGATCGCGCAGCAGGAAGAGAAACTCCACGCCCAGATGGCGGCGAAGTCCGAATCCGGTGACTTCGACGCCCTGGGAGAACTCAATACCAAGCTCCGTGAGTTGCTCGACGAAAAAGAGGGCCTGGAACTGGAGTGGCTCGAGGCCGCTGAGATCCTGGGCGATTAG